From the genome of Capsicum annuum cultivar UCD-10X-F1 chromosome 4, UCD10Xv1.1, whole genome shotgun sequence:
CGAAGCTGCTGAACtaaatctttcttcttttttctgaTCAGTAGCCACTGTACTAAATTTTATATAGGGAATTTTGCTCCTTTGCCCTGCCATGTATGCCATTTTCAGTTGAGACCCTTCTATTAtttgatttagaaaaaaaaaaaaactaaatcctCAACTTCTCAACAAAGTTTTATTCTAATCCTAAATGACACATTAAAATTCTAGATTCTtagttttattatattctttattCCAAAAGTTCTTCCCATCTTTCAGCACCGTATGCATATcaataaatagtaaaaacaaaAAGGGGTGCTTAAGGGTCTTCTAGTCATGCTTCACAATGATGTGCTTAATAGCGTGTGTTCTTGCTCGGGAATTAGTTTGCTTGAGGACGAGAAAagttttaggggtcgtttggtagagtgcatTAGAAAATCTAATGCATGCACTAGCTTTGTATATTTACCTTGTTTGGTACACTTTTTcaacctatgtataactaatgcaacaTTAGTTATATACTCTATTGGTATTAAGaggtgtattactaatacaaggAAATCCACGATATTAGTAATGCAATCggttctaatgcatgcattagcatgGTTAAAAACATATTGTCTCTCCTTTTCTATATGCTTTCCACCATAttagtatttttgtaaacaaactttttaaaaaaaaacattatgcAATACATGCTATTTTAATATACCAAACCGAACACcacataaaaaaaatctcaatataaCTAATATAAGCATTACTAGTACTagcattactaatgcaagcattactaacacaccatattttgcattatttttatacatcctaccaaacaaccccttaaagtTTGCAGAAGTTGATAAGGGTGTATTAATCATCAAACTCTTTGTCCACAGCCCGAGGCTCTCCTCAAGCACTGGCCCACCTTACCAGACCTCTTCTTTTTTTGTAAGGTCCCACCTTCCCTGGTCCTTTCTGCCACTAATTGGCTTTCCTTCCCCTTGTCACACCCAACTCACCAAGAAAACtaagaacacaaaaaaataactCATCAGAAGATGAAGCAGATACAGCGCAACTACCGAATGATTCCATTCAACTGTAAAATATACGAGAAATAGGACAGtctataacaacaataacatacctagtgtaccCACAAGAGAAATAGGACAGTCATGGATCCAAAATGAGATAGGTACATGATTATTAACACTTGAAGATAGAGGATCAAAAACATCAATCTACTTTCCTCCAATTCCAGAACTAATTGTTTCATATAAAGAATCTCTTGTTTTACGGTTGCTGAATTTCCAATGCAAATCAAACTCTCTAACAAAAACATGTCTCCATTCTACTGGAAGTAACCTATTATCTATGAATGACACAGACCAAACAGACAAGCAGCTAGAATTTTGCAGAACTTAAACCAAAAAATTATGTGACAAAATACCTCTATTTTAACTGCACATGTTAGGCCTCTTTTTGTATTTAATTTGTATTGGCAGCCTTCCTTGTTGGATTGCTCAAGGGTGAGAAATTGTATCGAAGGAAAGGAGGAACTATGAGCAACATAAAAGAATGTCTATGAAAGACTAGAAAAGAGTtctcttcttttccttttctcttgCTATTTGTGGATTAAAAAATTTAGtagtaaagaaagaaaacaattaCACAGAATAATGGTACTAGAAAAAAAAGTTCTTAAATTTGACAGTTTTAAGTGCTTAGATCAAAATGCAAATTAATGCACTGACAATTATATGTGCTTATAGATGAAATAGATGGGTTTAGTTAAAGGTTGTAAATATCAAAAGGATAAAAAATGCAATTTTCCATCTCTCATAACTCATGACTTACAGTGTCTAGTGGTAAGCACATTACAGTAGCAGTCACTCCAGCTGCGGCACCAGCAACAAACCGTTCGGCGTTAGTAGTTTCTTCATTTCCTGATAATCTTAGGAGTTGCTTTCTGTATGTGTCAAAAGCACAAAAATTAACCGCCTTAAAAGGAGCAGTACGAAGGATATTCACCAAGTTCCCTTTCCAAAAGCCTCTCAAGCCTTGAGTAGCTGCAATTGTTTTGACGAGCTCCACTAGGTGCTTCTGTTCACCACGAACTATATATTCCAGCTTTAATCTTTCAAGTGGAGCAACAACAGTTCTGATAAAACAAGACTTATTCAAACAGAATTGATGGAAAAGATAATTGTAAGCAGAAACTGAGTTCAAGATCGACGCGAAGTTAACTACTTCAGAAGAAACTTCGAAAGCATGATCTATCTAAAATTTAAGAATAGAAGGATAAACTAGACTATCTTTTACCAATTTTACTATTTTAACAAATGTCAATTAATCAAATATAAAGCAGTTAATAGGGAGgagattagacatgacatggaccAGCTCtaacttaccgaggacatgaccctggataggaagttgtggaggaggcgaattagggtagaaggttagtatgagCGTAGGATGCCGTATTACTTGTTGTatcttgttttggtattattggatatgttgatttatattgtatcttgttcttttactattcaTTGTCTAGATTGTTTTaatttgagccgggggtctatcggaaacaaactctctatctcacatctgaggtagtggtaatATACTGGGTACGTTGTTGTTGAAAGAAGTTAAGTTTTACAATTAGTTGTTGACTCTGGACATCGCAATGTTAGAGAGAAAATGGAATAGAGAACAAGGAATTGGAGGCGTATGGAGACTCAAAAAAAGTGTACGAAGATTCAAAAAGAATGAAGGGGCAAATTAACCGGGAGTGGATGGACCAGCCCTtattccaaaaaagaaaaaatgaatggACCAGCCCTCTCTCTCCTTTATATAAAGCTCTGAATTGTTTCAGAATAACAATCATTTCCAAAATTTCATCTTGGTGCAAATTGCAGAAAACTGCAAAAGATGATAAAGGCAATTTGTAAGCTGCAAATATTTACTTACCAAAACGAGGGAAATATCTTTAACTCAAGGATTACAAAATCTAAATTCTTTGTATTCAGAACAGTATGATTAAGAATAAGTTAAAAACTTGAGCATAAGGAATATCTAGAAGCTTAATCCAAATTAAAGGATTTAATAGGAAGTATTCAGATCATAATTGTTTTAGGTCAAAACGTGATGTTCCACTTTTCATTTTTGAGTGTCTTgtttaatttttagaaaagatTTAAACCCAAGGCTCAATCTTTCACTTCAGGAGTAAGGAAAAACAAATGTAATCTAAGCAAGACGCCCTAAAATTCCATTCCATAGGGAAGGAAGACCTACTGAATAAGTCTCCAATCAATCGTAGGTGAGTGAGAAAATGGATTTGCCTCTTTCATTTAGTGCCTATTGTCGAATCGGACGCTTAACCCCCGACCCCAGCTACTGGGGGATTTTATAGGACGTATTCAGATATAACTGTTTAGGTCAAAACATGATGTTCCTCTTTTCATTGAGTGTCTTCTTTGACTTGGGAAAAGATTTAAACCCAAGGCTCAATCTTTCACTATTCAGAAGTAAGGGAAAGCAAAAGTGATGCAAGCAAGACACCTTGGAATTCCATTCCGTATGGAAGGACGACCTACTGAATAAGTCTCTAAACAATCTTAGGCGGGTGAGAAAATGGATATGCCTCTTTCATTTAGTGTCCCCCACCCCCAAATATGAAGGAGGGGGGGGTTAGGTGATGTTCCTCTTTTCAATTTGAGTGTCTTGTTTGACTTTCAAAAAGATTTAAACCCCATCTCCTGTcttcaagcaaaaaaaaagagagaagagaataACACTAAACAACAATGATTTTTATATGGTCATAGCATCGTAGAAATATGGATTACTTTATGAGTAACATGTCGCACTTCTTGTGTAGAAGTTTACTTCTGATTCATCtatatgttggattgaagtgtAGAAAGTGTGTCAAACCAAAAAGTTATGCTTTTATTTCAAGAAGATGGACGTTAAGCTGACAAGatccaagaaaaataaaacaatattcATCTAAAAGGAAAGTAACTGCAAAGTGAGACAAAGGTTCAAAGTTTGAGCAAAATGGATAACCATGCAAGCCttaaaacattgatttatgacTTAACAGAAAATAGGCCTTTGATTGTGAAAAGAAAGCCCAAGACGAGGGAGGATAACCTAGTAAAAAGGACCACTACCTCAATGAGGTTGGGGTTTCGAGTCACCAAGGGAACAAAATAGGGAAAGGGCCACTGTTTACTCCTGGATTGGGGAGCTTCGAAAGAAGGTAAGACCAGACACCACATCATATCCAAATGCTTCATTTGACATTTTTTACCTTAAAACAACAACAGAGGCATAACTAGACCCATGACATTTTCATTCGTAACAGCAACATAGTGATGTCGGATTATCTAAAGTAAGTATGTCCACATTCTGACTTGTTTGACATTGATCCTAattctttttacttttattaaGCTATCTTGATTAACCATTACGGTTTCTTACCTCAAGGCAGAAAACTATCACGATAAATCTCCAACAAGACTCGTCCATTTCCCAGCACTTATACATGTGGACAACGGTTTACAGAAACTATTCCATTACATGGCATTTTTTTCCACATCCACAAAATCACAGTTTATCCATATCCTAAACTGAAATTTCAGGCCTCTGAATTAATTGTTTTCTGCAAAAGGAACTCAACCCCTTTCTACCTCATATTCATCCTTTCTATCTCATATTCACAGTTTTTTCCTATCATATATTTGAAACTTCCTGGCACAGTCCTTGTTTCTTAGCTTCCAACTTTCAAGTGCAAGTAAAGAAAGATATGGCGGTGTTGTAGATAGGGTCAACTGGGCATCTGCATGTCTAGAAGGTTTCACAGACAACCAACACCAAGAGAGCCGGTCGACTCCCATTAAAACAAATAAGCCAGTTTATACATTCTTTTGCAGTAATAGttgtgaaaattttaatttgctTTTTCTGTTCACACTTAGTTTTTCTGTACTTATTTATGAGGCCAAAACATACGAATGCACAAAACCTGGGAAAATCTCCTAAGTGACACTGCCCACTTAATCAGCAAAAAAAGACTAGAAAATGGAATCCTAACAGTGGGTCAGTAATGCCCTGGGGCATTTTAATTTTTCCCTTACATAATGTTAAAAGAACTCGTCATCTAGCTCCCTGATCATTGTACTTTATTTTGAAATGTGTGCAAGGAAGAAAGAAGGTAAACTGCAGATAGCAAGCAGTTTTACCTCAAAGGCAATATGGGAAATTCCCTACCACAGTTTAAGAATAACATAGGAGATCAAGTGCAAGGAAGCAAAAAGAAAAGTCAGCTATGTAATAATTCTTCCAGGCTATAAATCTGTCCGCAGTGCTTCTTGTTTTTTGTCCACAAAACATCTGTCATTGTTCTGCTGACTAGACCCGAAACAATTATGGAGTTGCTCAACATATATAGAAGTTATGCATCCTGCTCTACTCAGCGAACACCAAAGTAATCAATCATCAATCAACTACGCATTAACCAACCAGCTGGATCGGCTATATATATCTTCTACATCTGTTACATTTACATTAACCAAAATGCTCCTAGCAAACACCACATCAAATTttagtgaaataaaaactaagttTTAAGTAAGACCATGAATGAACTTCCATATGCACTGTTCCAAGTTCCAACTATTAAGACTCTCTCAGACTAGCTATAATTTCTTGCTGAAGTTGCACGGCTGAGGTGCtaaatccttgagattttgagTTCTAATTTTCCTGAAAGTACGATAACTATTTATGATTACTGCACCCCttcctctcaagaaaataaatacttCTCCCGTTATATAGGTACTTTTAAGCTGTAACTAATGCATTTGATTGTTTTGATCTGGAATCTCCCTAACAGTGGAATTCCTTGTATTATGACACTCCACTCGAAAGAAGACAAAGTCCCTTCGAAGACTAAGAAATTACAATGACCCAACGATCTATACAGATACGAACAACATCAATTAGCGAAAACCATAAGCAGTAATTTCCTTTTCTTCAATCCATAACTTTTACAGAGGAAAATTATTCCCACGTCACaaagaaggttagtaggtagtagTGCGTTGTCTAGCTATCCGTCCATACTAGTAGTCGTGGTATTgctcttgtagtttcttgtccttTTCTTTCTATAGTTTCTTGTACTTAGATTATCATATTAATTTGTTGTAGTTACCGCTCTATGTGCTTTGTTATGCTTTCACTTCCGTTACTtctttttgaactatttttccttgagccaggggtctactATCACTGAGGaaggggtaaggtctgcatagACTCTAACCTCCCAAGATCCCACTTTGTGAGAGtactacactgggtatgttgttgttgttgttgttgttgtcacgAAGAACAGAAAAACTCTCTCCTCTACATTCAAAATTCAATCACAACTTGCCAAATGGCACTTACAACATTTgaacataaaatccataaaatataATACACCTAATATTAGGATATCAGCAACAAATTTCCAATAAcgaatttgaaattcaagtaaACAAACaggctacaacaacaacatatccaatgtaATCCCACAGTACGTAGACTTTACCCATACCTCGTGaagatagagaggctattttcaaaAGACACTCAGCTCAAGTACAGCAAATCAAAGTATTTACGAAAAAGGGAAAACGACAATGAAGACAATACGGGAGAAAAACACTAACCTTGACACCATGGCAGCAACTGCTCCGGCCCACAAATGTTTACTAGTGTTCACTGCACCACGTCGTCGTAAACCAATATTCCGCTTCCTCACATCTCCGTTGCCTTCACTGTTCTCCTTCACCTTTGAACTCTCATCTCCATTACTCAACAAACATTCACTAGTATTCTTCTTAACTGACAAACTCAAACACAAGAATTTACCCCCAAAATTGACACGAATTGGTCTCCGTCGACGATGGCGACAAATGGGAGAATGTAACTCACTAGAATCATCAATTGACGAAACTTTAAGAAAATTAGTGGTTGTAATTGAGGAAGGAATTAATGGGTCAAGAAATAATCCACCAGAAAACAAAATTGTATCTGGATTTTCTACAATAGTTTGACTTTCTAAATGTTTAAACCAGATATTATGAAGTCCTGTCATTCGTAAATTCTTCTAAGCAAAGTGAAGATAAGGAGACACTTTGTTGAAATCCTTTGGCATTTAATGGGATAATGGAAGGGGAAATGGCGGTCACCTTTGCTTATGTCGCCGCAGTGAGCGGCTTTCAAGCTTGTTGATTATTTTTTGTGTGGTATCAATGTACACCATTATTATACTCCGGggaaaacatcattattattgaACTATAATGCAGGCCCTATATTCTCCGTTTGAACAACTAAATCTGCTTAGATGTGTCAGTATACCAGAATTAGGGTCTTTGGAAAGGCATTTTACAATTGAATTTGTATAATTATCTAGGCAAATTTTAGTAGCTCTGACTGTTAGCTgcgtaatttttaattattagtgATTGGTTGATTTTTTATCTTGTAATTTCCTGGTTATGTTTCCTTTCTTTACCTTCGATTACTAAATAGTATAGTGTAACTACTAATTGATGTGTGATCGCATaactataattaaataattaaatgtttTAATGTTTAAAAGTTAAAAAGTTGATTGTCAAACGATAAACATTCATGTTTGACAAATATATGTCCACACAAAAATATTACTCTATTAAATTTTATCAACCAGTAAATATTCGaggtatatattattttttaaaatctagttactactatatatatgCGCGTGAGTGGGCGGCTGGAAGCAGACAGCTGATGCTTGTttgcttcatgattttactatattattcttaattaattattatataatatttacgtattaaaaaattaataatatttaaaaaataaaatagacatttatgacatgactatttcagttgcttcaattgtcattttattatataacctataattaattattatgagtcatctaattatataaaaattgataatatttatttttaaaaaaggtgaaataaacataaaatgataaattaatttttgatgttttaaattaatttgacatcttatgtgagactcacttaaaaaaatttcacaagtattttttataataattttgttatatcacttttaattagttattatgagtcaatcaagacatgtttgtttcgctatttcaatcgtgatatttgatttaCTCTATAAATTATATCAGTatcgcttaaattgaaataaaaaatattataaattacaataatttaaaacttaaattacttttaaagtcTAAATTCACTACcaataccacaaaagtttgaacaaaaaaagtattataaattacaataacaaacagcttaaaatagtaaattacaacgtcaaaaaagtattatagattacaatagtTATCGATGTCGTATTAATTAAGATAAAAGGATATTACTTAAAATTACGTTGAAAGTCTTAAATCATACTgatataattaacaacttaaaataaaactatatattaCAAATCTGATTGACTTTATCAGATATTTCATCGGTATcgtataaattgagataaaaaatagcatataatattcaaaaaatagTACATTAAGCCCGTGCTGACACGAGCTCCAACATCTAGATTATCTTCAAATAAATAATGCTTTAATTAAGGTAATAATAAAAGTTTTAAATTAAACACATATTATGCAAAAACATCATGGGCCATATgttcaacaataaaaataaaacaattacTACTAATATTTCAAGTGTCATTTTTTACagcattatttttaaatatttaataaaaggtaATCTACCAATGAAAACATCAACCAATATAAACTAAGTTTGTCTATGACCTCAacaacaaattttaaaaactatcttACAATAACACACTATACAGTAATTATATCACTATTTCTCAATCCTCCTCTTCCCCCGTCCCTCCCCCGCCATACCCTAAAGCTATAGTATAATTACACCTGTCATTTCTCAACTACACGTAATTACTTGATacgataaaatattaaaattacagataattatatttaaaatcagTTACATGAATGGTGTCAAGAATTTTTATGGCAttaattaatcattaatttttttaatttcttcaatatatACATGCAAATATTTCACAAGAAAATGGGTAAGAAAACAAAGTTAAGAAGAAAActataaaatgagaaatcaaactCACATTATAGTTTGATAATTCAGATGACTAATCAATTGGGCATTTGGGCTGTCGAGATTCTCTTGCGATCAATCATCAATTAATgaactaataatgaaaatataatgtaaacatcatttaatgaaaatactataataaaataatcatgttattaattaacTCGTGAATTCAGCCGCACTTTGCACGGTTTTAAAATACAtcaattgaaataatttattcaaaaacaTAATTGAGATAGTAAATTTTAAATGgttttttatttatatcatactCAATCTCAATCTTAATATTCACATATCCAAAAATCAATATGCAAGTCTAcaaataaatttgtaatttaattaaaaataaaaaagataaaaagaaaaagaaagataataaATCAAATACAAAAGTAGATTAAAAGGGGAAAATAACAGATAGATTTAATTTTTAGTATGAACAATAACGGACATTGAATTCTtctgaatttttttcaaaatttcaccTGCAGAATATCTAAAATCAATATCAAACAATTTACATAAATTTATAGATTAAACAAAAAACTATactaaaataagtttaaaattaaaggacatataaaatatataaaacaaaaagaagataaatagatAGAAATTGCATGTAATATCCCTCAAGCCGCAGTTACGATCAGATTTTGCTCCTTTGATTTAAATGCTTGCACACATTCAGATATCAAACTTGTAAATGAGACTTCGTCCTCTAATTCTCACTCCCTCTTCTTTCTTCAAAACTTGCAATTTCCTTATAATCTTCTCTTCAtattctggaaaaaaaaaatgcaaaggagagaaatatcaaatttaactatgtatatatttgattaaaaaatgtatatatttatttttagtttaaagaGAAAAAGACAAGCAGAGAAAAATTTAAAGAGAATGTAAAAAGTTTAGGAAATAAAATATTCAGACCAGAAAAACCAAACAATTATAACATAATATGAGAATTCAAGCTttcaacatataaaaatatacaacaataaaaaaaaattgaataccaaaataCATAAGCCCAATATCCATTATATAGATGCAATTGTTAAGGATTGACTGTCTTATCTCTTTGATCATTAATTTGtgaattattaatataattattagtattaattaatatcaagagaTTTGTCTTTGTAGTGTGACCTTTGGgtttttcaaataaaaacttaGGTAATAAAGGagtcgtttttttcttttttcttttaaacttaGATAATAATAGAGCGAGGAAAGATTTTAAAACAAATGTTCTTTAATATTTATAATGCATGTCCTCATTTGGAATACCAAAAGactgaagaagagaaagaagtatTATAATAGAGTTTGGCAATGCCAATAATAGTAACTGTAATTatcattttaatttgattaaattcatttaaaataacaatttcatcttttattaaacacataaatatttaaaataaggagaaaactcaattatatgcaaaaacaatcataaaaaggataaatagcattgaaaatctctaagagtagtaatatatatattggttttgatttttgtatcatGGATCTTGGTTCGCACTTTATGACATTTCTACTATAAAATGAATCCAGACATTTCTCGTGTACCTATTATGGAAAGCGTTTGAACTCTATCTCTTTTTCTTTcgttctcttttttcttttcaaaattgttGTTAGAAATGATAGACTGCGCCGGAAAGGATTCGGGTGGGGGAGCATCTACCTCCTTTCCCAAGCCTGATGAATGAAAAATGATGCTAGATCTACCGTATAATCAAGTTGTACCGGAATGTCTACACTCTCatattaaagaaaagaagagttaAGATACTTCTTTAATATCGAGCGAATGACGACCCTTTCTGATGCGATGTTTCCTTTGACCTTAGATGaggcaatatatatatatatatatatatattgattgattgattgattctTCTTCTTGCATAGGAAATTAAAGAAGATTAATGATAGTTATTCATAATACTTTCTCCGTTCCAAATTACCCCTCCTAAGGAAAAGAGGGTAAATTAATGTTAgttttttaataagaaaataagaaaggaaaagTAGGAAACGACAATAGACAAACTTATAGAATGATTAGGCTTTTCAATTCTTCATTAGCTTAATTATAATAATCATTAATAATAATGATTTCTTTTCATTTGCCAAAGCTTAGTTGAGCCGAGTGTCTATCGAAAACAAACTCAATACTTTTGAattaggggtaaggtctgcatataCTCTACCCAATCCAACCCTCGAGTATTCTGGGAATGTTGTTGCAGTTTTTTCAATTATGTAATAATGATTTCTTTTCATTTGCCTAAGGCTTAGTTGAGCCgaaggtctatcgaaaacaacctcaaTACTTTTGAGTAAGGGTAAGGTCTGCAAATACTCTACCCAATTCATGAGTATTCtgggaatgttgttgttgttgttgcagttTTTTCAAttctgggtatgttgttgtggGTATCTAGTACCTATGTAGATGTGGGTAGCAGGTACCCAATAGAATGGTTGAGCTACACGCAAACCGGTCCTGGTACCTTcattttcacccaaaattttaAGTGTTATGTAAGATAGAGATGGTTTTTCTCTGGAAGGAAAACCTTGACCCCAATATCAAATACAATTCATCGTTACATATTTCTGCAAGTTACAATGCCTCCAGGCTTGAGGTTCACGGAATATGTATAGGTAAGCGTCACAAGTTCGTATCTTGCTTAAAACCTAAACTGATAAATGAGGAAGGATATACGGACTCATTATCTACTGATAAACATATCCAATATATTCCACATAGTAGGGTTTGGGGTATTAAGAGTGTACACAGTCCGTACCTCTACCTTGGAGGTGAGGTATATAGAGTATtccatgtatgtatatatgttttattaagcagaaaaatcaatatttattcaGCAGTACTCTATATTATAACTCAGcactaagtattaaaaaaatccAGAACATCTTACTATAAGCAGATTAACTTACGTATATAAGTACTATTGAGTTTTAAACTCGTAAttacaaaaccaaatcaaaatacATAACTGTAGATATTTATATAGGTATGTATACATGATAACATCAACTCAAGGAAGATTATATCAATCCATTTATATCCAAAGTATTAATGAGCCAATCTCGAGGAGGCTTCTCTAGCACTTGAGTTGTTTTCTGTGTTACTTTGCGTATAGGCATAGTTCCAATTGGACATTCATCCTTGTTCAACAAATATTCCTCTTCCTTGAAACCACCTGAGTTGTTTGCCTTTTTTGGTTGCATAGGTTTCAATCTTTGTCTTTCCAGCTCCTTCGCGATGAAATTCACA
Proteins encoded in this window:
- the LOC107867512 gene encoding probable mitochondrial adenine nucleotide transporter BTL3 encodes the protein MTGLHNIWFKHLESQTIVENPDTILFSGGLFLDPLIPSSITTTNFLKVSSIDDSSELHSPICRHRRRRPIRVNFGGKFLCLSLSVKKNTSECLLSNGDESSKVKENSEGNGDVRKRNIGLRRRGAVNTSKHLWAGAVAAMVSRTVVAPLERLKLEYIVRGEQKHLVELVKTIAATQGLRGFWKGNLVNILRTAPFKAVNFCAFDTYRKQLLRLSGNEETTNAERFVAGAAAGVTATVMCLPLDTIRTKLVARGGEALGGVVGAFQHVIRTEGFFSLYKGLVPSILSMAPAAAVFYGVYDILKSAYLHSPEGRKRIEYMKQQGAELNAFDQLELGPMRTLLHGAIAGACAEAATYPFEVIRRQLQLQGRASKLSALATCAQIVEHGGVPALYAGLIPSLLQVLPSASISYFVYEFMKIVLKVE